A genomic stretch from Hemicordylus capensis ecotype Gifberg chromosome 5, rHemCap1.1.pri, whole genome shotgun sequence includes:
- the GPRIN3 gene encoding G protein-regulated inducer of neurite outgrowth 3: MGTVPDPLRSARLSLVAASEEESGLRQRQSPKHQHSQASIETNSNGFPFPAKGQNAGELLFEVNSATEADDPMGEQHCGYDTRQPSMFSPGSSSPSKECCPAALEPLKNSQQEGSNGSRDEGQPTAEGSSLGPVADKVPPTQEASEMVQIGAGEQLCRAVDEASSTSGAGSHARESKTHENSALTTHSNAQQDASVAKETGGEMTGPEKTPAPASVRESEAASDLGGKSHVGSEVELNGTKDASSHLRTVPELVPKSDLESTSRPSCSAEAVEEAAPELSKFRDTGTMTVQADSKPGAGEATSTTHQDAEVQAVASMESKSASTSPSIFAAFLRESMPSEARPKQEQLHVIYTGAGGKEQSEIVDGFVPLVQTAPSTGVMPEVHLPALATGGALGVHTVQLRDSPAGTHDTVRLSLLDTTKSLCPLASGGTQEASVNRVEAQIAGMASNLSDVSQQPLDSSILLKTRPVYQITVNTSNQPGPLPQPVQPVNTETKLPPLAALPEFHSKHQHSGPCAKENSQASPSCRDVSEHAKAAVGAQGSNYEENLQTKTVGDLGTGAASFHVDVKPQREEKLISLDPKGQKISHTGAAAAAAGTPTTCTPVVTKREHGGFPKHKKEMQAAGLESELSRNSAPGLGSQVIKSSETRKGPKLDPPAAPTSSQPVPAIGEKKKEPRPATDAKVQLKQSKRIRDVVWDEQGMTWEVYGASLDPESLGVAIQNHLQRQIREHEKLIKVQSTQNRKSISSDTSSNKKLKGRQHNVFQSVLQNFRRPNCCVRPAASSVLD; the protein is encoded by the coding sequence ATGGGGACTGTACCAGATCCTTTGAGGTCTGCCAGGCTTTCGCTGGTCGCCGCTTCTGAGGAGGAAAGCGGTCTAAGACAGCGGCAGTCCCCCAAACACCAGCACAGTCAAGCAAGCATAGAGACGAACAGTAATGGGTTTCCTTTTCCGGCCAAGGGGCAGAACGCTGGGGAGCTCTTGTTTGAAGTGAACTCGGCCACAGAAGCTGATGATCCAATGGGTGAACAGCATTGTGGGTATGACACTAGACAACCAAGCATGTTTTCTCCTGGGTCCTCCAGCCCTTCCAAAGAATGCTGCCCAGCAGCTCTGGAGCCACTAAAGAATTCTCAGCAAGAAGGCAGCAATGGCTCCAGAGACGAAGGCCAGCCCACAGCAGAAGGCTCTTCTCTGGGGCCTGTTGCAGACAAGGTGCCTCCTACCCAAGAAGCCAGCGAGATGGTGCAGATCGGTGCTGGAGAGCAGCTCTGTAGGGCAGTTGATGAAGCAAGCTCTACTTCTGGAGCAGGCAGCCATGCCAGGGAGAGCAAAACCCATGAGAATTCTGCTCTCACTACCCATTCAAATGCCCAGCAAGATGCCTCAGTGGCAAAGGAAACTGGGGGTGAAATGACTGGTCCTGAGAAAACTCCAGCACCAGCTTCAGTGAGGGAATCTGAAGCTGCTTCTGATCTTGGAGGGAAGTCCCATGTTGGCTCAGAAGTAGAATTGAATGGTACAAAGGATGCAAGCTCCCATCTTAGGACTGTGCCAGAGTTGGTACCCAAATCTGACCTTGAGAGCACGTCACGGCCATCATGCAGTGCAGAGGCTGTGGAGGAGGCAGCGCCAGAGCTCTCCAAGTTCAGAGACACTGGTACGATGACCGTGCAGGCCGACAGTAAACCTGGAGCTGGGGAGGCAACAAGCACGACCCATCAAGATGCCGAGGTTCAGGCTGTAGCCAGCATGGAAAGCAAATCGGCTTCCACCAGCCCAAGTATCTTTGCTGCATTCTTAAGAGAAAGCATGCCTTCTGAGGCGAGACCGAAGCAAGAGCAGTTGCACGTGATTTACACAGGAGCTGGAGGGAAAGAACAATCCGAAATTGTGGATGGGTTTGTGCCACTTGTCCAAACAGCGCCATCCACTGGTGTCATGCCTGAAGTGCACCTTCCAGCCTTGGCTACAGGAGGTGCGTTGGGAGTGCACACTGTCCAACTTCGAGACAGCCCAGCAGGCACACATGATACAGTCCGCTTGTCTTTGTTGGACACCACAAAGAGTCTGTGCCCACTGGCATCTGGTGGTACTCAAGAAGCATCTGTCAACAGGGTAGAAGCACAAATAGCCGGCATGGCTAGTAATCTCAGTGATGTTTCTCAGCAGCCGTTAGACAGTTCAATCTTGTTGAAGACAAGACCTGTTTACCAGATTACTGTCAACACCAGTAATCAGCCTGGGCCTCTTCCACAACCTGTGCAACCTGTGAACACTGAAACCAAGCTACCTCCATTAGCTGCTCTCCCAGAATTCCACAGCAAACATCAGCACTCTGGGCCCTGTGCTAAGGAAAATAGCCAGGCATCGCCATCCTGCCGTGACGTATCTGAACATGCCAAGGCTGCAGTTGGTGCTCAAGGTAGCAATTATGAGGAGAACCTGCAAACCAAGACTGTTGGTGACCTTGGGACAGGTGCAGCTAGCTTCCACGTGGATGTAAAACCACAGAGGGAGGAAAAGCTCATCTCTCTTGATCCTAAAGGACAAAAGATAAGTCatacaggagctgctgctgctgctgctggcacccCGACAACATGTACTCCAGTCGTGACAAAGAGAGAGCATGGTGGATTCCCAAAACATAAGAAAGAGATGCAAGCAGCTGGGCTGGAGTCTGAGTTGAGTAGAAATTCTGCCCCAGGTCTTGGAAGTCAAGTCATTAAAAGCAGTGAAACTAGGAAGGGACCAAAGCTAGATCCACCAGCAGCTCCTACGTCTTCTCAGCCTGTGCCGGCTATTGGCGAAAAGAAGAAAGAGCCCCGGCCTGCCACGGACGCCAAAGTGCAGCTGAAGCAGTCCAAGCGCATCAGAGATGTCGTGTGGGATGAACAGGGCATGACCTGGGAGGTTTACGGGGCTTCCCTAGACCCAGAATCATTGGGGGTCGCGATCCAGAACCACTTGCAGAGGCAGATCAGAGAACACGAGAAACTGATTAAAGTCCAAAGCACCCAGAACCGGAAATCCATTTCTTCAGATACGTCCTCAAATAAAAAACTCAAGGGGAGGCAGCACAATGTTTTCCAGTCCGTGCTGCAGAATTTCCGGCGCCCCAATTGCTGTGTTCGCCCTGCTGCTTCTTCCGTGTTGGACTGA